A portion of the Aphelocoma coerulescens isolate FSJ_1873_10779 chromosome 1, UR_Acoe_1.0, whole genome shotgun sequence genome contains these proteins:
- the LOC138119059 gene encoding complement C1q and tumor necrosis factor-related protein 9A-like, translated as MKSWIVLLAIVVSTAETQKQDVCTQGYPGIPGNPGHNGIPGRDGRDGSKGDKGDTGEPGVPGSPGKDGVNGEKGEQGINGTVEEKGNKGDKGERGPPGKLGPKGFIGSVGYKGQKGELGLQGQKGLKGDIGPIGPKGTKGEIGHPGRVGFPGPTGPIGNPGPKGSTGGIGPQGNPGVQGERGLKGDRGDKGNVGAPGVLPRSAFSVGLTVTTKFPPPNRPIKFDKVLYNSLNDFNSATGKFTCKHAGVYYFTYHITVYSRNVRVALVKNGIKMLHTMDRYQSGEDQASGAAILELQGGDEVWLQAHQGEAFNGLFADGDDDTTFSGFLLFSTAEPLEPLLSPTP; from the exons ATGAAAAGCTGGATTGTACTGCTGGCTATTGTAGTCAGCACAGCAGAAACACAAAAACAGGATGTCTGCACCCAAGGGTATCCTGGCATCCCTGGCAATCCTGGGCACAATGGCATACCTGGTCGTGATGGACGTGACGGGTCAAAAGGAGACAAAGGAGATACAG GTGAACCAGGAGTTCCTGGCAGTCCAGGAAAAGATGGTGTCAATGGAGAGAAAGGCGAACAAG gAATCAATGGGACTGTTGAAGAGAAGGGGAACAAAGGAGATAAAGGAGAAAGAGGACCACCTGGGAAACTGGGACCAAAAGGATTTATAGGATCAGTGGGTTACAAAGGTCAGaagggagagctgggactgcAAGGACAAAAGGGGTTAAAAGGAGACATTGGACCCATAGGTCCAAAAGGGACAAAGGGTGAAATTGGCCATCCTGGAAGAGTTGGTTTCCCAGGGCCGACTGGCCCGATTGGTAATCCAGGTCCTAAAGGTAGTACTGGAGGTATAGGGCCACAGGGTAATCCAGGAGTTCAGGGGGAAAGAGGCttgaaaggagacagaggagacaAGGGGAATGTAGGTGCCCCAGGAGTCCTGCCAAGGAGTGCTTTCAGTGTTGGCCTTACAGTCACCACCAAGTTTCCCCCTCCGAATCGCCCAATCAAATTTGACAAGGTGCTGTATAACAGCCTGAATGACTTCAACTCAGCTACTGGCAAATTCACCTGCAAACACGCCGGCGTTTACTATTTCACCTACCACATCACTGTCTACTCAAGGAACGTGCGAGTAGCTCTTGTTAAGAATGGCATCAAGATGCTGCACACGATGGACAGGTACCAGAGCGGAGAGGACCAGGCCTCGGGAGCTGCCATCCTtgagctgcagggaggagatgaggtGTGGCTGCAGGCCCACCAAGGAGAGGCTTTCAATGGGCTGTTTGCAGACGGTGATGACGATACCACCTTCTCTGGGTTCCTCTTGTTCAGCACCGCTGAGCCACTGGAGCCACTGCTGTCACCCACCCCATAA